One Moorella sp. E308F DNA segment encodes these proteins:
- a CDS encoding aminopeptidase — MQDLKTVARELLRTNMALKPGETLLVVTDTATSTIGEVIFQAGEESGALATLIKMPPTDRPGAEPPPPVAAAMARAQVVICPTRNSLTHTQARIKACQAGARVATMPGITEDMFFTGAVAADYDQVARLATELARLLTEARTAVLVKEGLELQLSLAGRRGIASTGLYRRPGEAGNLPSGEAYIAPLEGSAEGETIIDGSVAGIGRLRSPVRVTIRQGILTAAQGPEGQRLLELLGSAPEARNVAELGLGTNDRARVSGNILEDEKVYGTVHLAFGNNTTFGGTVRAGVHIDGVIMAPDLYLDGKLVVSQGKIIV, encoded by the coding sequence TTGCAAGACCTGAAAACAGTAGCCAGGGAGCTTTTGCGTACCAATATGGCTTTAAAGCCCGGTGAAACTTTGCTGGTGGTGACCGATACGGCAACAAGCACTATTGGCGAAGTGATTTTCCAGGCCGGTGAAGAAAGCGGCGCCCTCGCGACACTTATCAAGATGCCTCCCACGGACAGGCCCGGGGCCGAGCCGCCCCCGCCCGTGGCGGCGGCTATGGCCAGGGCCCAGGTGGTTATTTGTCCTACCAGGAATTCCTTAACCCATACCCAGGCCCGGATCAAGGCCTGCCAGGCCGGGGCGCGGGTGGCCACCATGCCCGGTATTACCGAGGATATGTTTTTTACCGGGGCGGTGGCGGCCGACTATGATCAGGTGGCCCGGCTGGCTACAGAACTTGCCCGGCTGCTTACAGAAGCCAGGACTGCCGTTTTGGTCAAAGAAGGCCTGGAATTGCAGCTTTCCCTGGCCGGGCGCCGGGGTATAGCCAGTACCGGCTTGTACCGCCGGCCGGGTGAAGCAGGAAATTTGCCTTCGGGGGAGGCATACATCGCCCCCCTGGAGGGAAGCGCGGAAGGTGAAACGATTATTGACGGCTCCGTGGCGGGTATTGGCCGGCTGAGGAGCCCTGTCAGAGTAACTATTCGCCAGGGAATTTTAACGGCTGCTCAGGGCCCGGAAGGGCAGCGGCTGCTGGAGCTATTGGGGAGTGCTCCTGAAGCCAGAAACGTGGCCGAACTGGGCCTAGGCACCAATGACCGCGCCAGGGTCTCAGGCAACATTTTAGAAGACGAGAAGGTATACGGGACCGTTCATCTTGCCTTTGGTAATAATACAACCTTTGGCGGCACGGTCAGGGCGGGAGTGCATATTGACGGTGTTATTATGGCCCCCGACCTGTACCTGGACGGGAAACTGGTCGTTTCTCAAGGAAAAATCATAGTTTAA
- a CDS encoding DUF5693 family protein → MLRRRYQPVLWAMLIIATLAAGVVITNRVRLEEANRTVTLAVDFQQVQKLAQWSGLTTRETLSRLQQQGANAVLFKEQTIEDLQQQVWVRPGTEAVLYFPAAVQKEVRPEYTYLFTSDRKLAQRLELQLENKIPGEVQVLAGSDFVALGIPLSTAELKEVGLGFPEREMAMARELGLFLIPQVRWWYGANAASLAATLRPLFAYQDSIVALLFNDKNLPGYPHYLFNLAAQVEQIKVPVGLIEFFPQQGLSQLVVLLDKRALRVHSISGDEMAGLTPAAALERLELAARERNNRILIARFKFTPGSTNWLEDNLHFVGELRRVILAGGLTIGRAEPFSSFPFSRLWLYLTGLGVLAAGVLLMMQFGLLRLGLALGFLGLVIWTGALGLNHQVLLARKVMALGAAIIFPTLAVLMAWSPVPRSLKAGIAVTLRTALLSFLGALYIAAILADNTFILKINEFSGVKIAFVAPLFLFTAAVIIRQEGRGAGAALQGWLDAGLTVKLVLLAVVVAAAGVLYLSRSGNEGVGLLPFEGQMRSFLGNVLLARPRTKEFLLGYPFLLLSLSLGYQHRYLLFWLLGLVGQISLVNTFSHIHIPFLISLLRTFNGLWLGLLIGSLLVTAVKLGAGSLRRNRAWPG, encoded by the coding sequence TTGTTGCGCCGGCGTTACCAGCCAGTCCTCTGGGCAATGCTGATTATCGCCACCCTGGCCGCCGGGGTGGTAATTACGAACCGGGTACGCCTGGAAGAAGCCAACCGGACGGTTACCCTGGCGGTTGACTTCCAGCAGGTGCAGAAATTAGCCCAGTGGAGTGGCTTGACTACCAGGGAAACTCTCAGCCGTTTGCAACAGCAGGGAGCCAATGCCGTCCTTTTTAAGGAGCAGACTATAGAGGATCTCCAGCAGCAGGTCTGGGTCCGGCCGGGAACTGAGGCTGTCCTATACTTCCCGGCTGCAGTACAGAAAGAAGTACGCCCCGAGTATACCTACCTTTTTACCAGCGACAGGAAACTGGCGCAGCGCCTGGAACTGCAGCTGGAAAATAAAATCCCCGGCGAGGTGCAGGTGCTGGCCGGCAGCGACTTCGTAGCTCTGGGTATACCCCTCTCCACAGCAGAGCTAAAGGAAGTGGGCCTGGGCTTCCCGGAACGGGAGATGGCCATGGCGCGGGAACTGGGCCTGTTCCTCATTCCCCAGGTGCGGTGGTGGTATGGCGCCAACGCCGCTTCCCTGGCCGCCACTTTAAGGCCCCTTTTTGCCTACCAGGACAGCATCGTTGCTTTGCTTTTCAATGATAAGAACCTTCCCGGTTACCCCCATTACCTGTTTAACCTGGCGGCCCAGGTGGAGCAGATCAAAGTCCCGGTGGGCCTGATTGAATTTTTCCCGCAACAGGGCCTCAGTCAGCTGGTCGTGCTTCTGGATAAAAGGGCTCTGCGGGTACACAGCATCAGTGGTGATGAAATGGCCGGTCTAACCCCGGCGGCGGCCCTGGAACGCCTGGAGCTGGCAGCCAGGGAAAGGAATAATCGCATTCTCATCGCCCGTTTTAAGTTTACCCCGGGATCGACAAACTGGCTGGAGGATAACCTCCATTTCGTTGGGGAATTAAGAAGAGTAATCCTCGCCGGCGGCCTGACCATAGGCCGGGCGGAGCCCTTCTCATCATTTCCTTTCTCACGCCTGTGGCTGTATTTAACCGGCCTGGGTGTCCTGGCTGCCGGGGTTCTTTTAATGATGCAGTTTGGTTTACTTCGCCTGGGTTTAGCTTTAGGTTTCCTGGGCCTTGTGATCTGGACGGGGGCCCTGGGGCTGAATCACCAGGTGCTTTTAGCCCGCAAGGTAATGGCCCTGGGGGCGGCCATTATTTTTCCCACCCTGGCCGTGCTCATGGCCTGGTCGCCGGTACCGCGCAGTTTAAAGGCCGGGATAGCCGTCACCCTGCGCACGGCCCTGCTCTCCTTCCTGGGGGCGTTGTATATTGCTGCCATTCTGGCCGATAATACCTTTATCTTAAAGATTAATGAATTCAGCGGTGTTAAAATTGCCTTTGTCGCTCCCTTGTTTTTATTTACGGCGGCCGTGATTATCCGGCAGGAGGGGCGGGGGGCCGGCGCTGCCCTGCAGGGCTGGCTTGATGCCGGCCTCACCGTAAAGCTGGTACTCCTGGCCGTGGTGGTGGCTGCTGCCGGTGTCCTTTACCTCAGCCGCAGCGGTAATGAAGGGGTGGGGCTGTTACCTTTTGAAGGGCAGATGCGCTCTTTCCTGGGGAACGTTTTACTTGCCCGGCCGCGGACCAAAGAGTTCCTCCTCGGCTATCCCTTTTTGCTTTTAAGCCTGAGCCTGGGTTACCAGCACCGTTATCTTCTCTTCTGGCTCCTGGGCCTGGTGGGCCAGATCTCCCTGGTTAATACTTTCTCGCACATTCATATTCCTTTCCTCATTTCGTTATTACGGACCTTTAACGGCCTGTGGCTGGGGCTTCTGATTGGTTCGCTGCTGGTTACAGCCGTAAAGCTGGGGGCGGGAAGTTTAAGGAGGAACAGGGCATGGCCAGGGTAG
- the csaB gene encoding polysaccharide pyruvyl transferase CsaB, translating to MARVVISGYYGFQNAGDEAVLYSMVQALRSFVPGLEITVLSHCPEQTAASLNVDAVNRWQLAAVAGAMRRADLVISGGGSLFQDVTGWKSLLYYLGVVVLARLLRKPVVVYAQGLGPLKRTFSRRLAGRVLNSVQLITLRDSESRQLLEELGVRRPPVYVTADPVLGLEPENLDLRNGQKKWQELGLAGPVIGISVRSWPGAGNCWPALAKVADDLVAGGWQVLFLPFHFPADVDACRQVARLMHQPAAILRENLDLATIMGLMGRLQFLIAMRLHALVLATVMGVPFLALPYDPKVAAFARLVEQPAVGSLAGVTCQGLTAAVQEALARREEHGQRVRAAAAELRPRALDTARLVAEYLKKGAIGG from the coding sequence ATGGCCAGGGTAGTTATCTCCGGCTATTACGGCTTCCAGAACGCCGGTGATGAGGCCGTCCTTTACAGCATGGTTCAGGCCTTGCGTTCCTTTGTGCCCGGCCTGGAAATTACTGTCCTATCTCACTGCCCGGAGCAAACAGCAGCGAGCCTGAACGTTGATGCGGTAAACCGCTGGCAGCTGGCGGCGGTAGCCGGGGCCATGCGCCGGGCCGACCTGGTTATCAGCGGTGGTGGCAGCCTTTTCCAGGATGTTACCGGATGGAAGAGCCTTCTCTACTACCTGGGCGTGGTGGTCCTGGCCCGGCTGCTGCGCAAGCCGGTAGTGGTCTATGCCCAGGGCCTGGGACCGTTAAAGCGCACTTTTAGCCGCCGGCTGGCCGGCAGAGTCTTAAATAGCGTCCAGCTTATAACCCTGCGGGACAGTGAGTCGCGGCAGCTCCTGGAGGAGCTCGGGGTGAGACGGCCGCCGGTCTACGTTACGGCCGACCCGGTTCTGGGCCTGGAACCGGAGAACCTGGATTTGCGAAACGGGCAGAAAAAATGGCAGGAGCTGGGATTGGCCGGACCGGTAATTGGTATTTCTGTCCGCTCCTGGCCAGGGGCCGGGAACTGCTGGCCGGCGCTGGCCAAGGTGGCTGATGACCTGGTGGCCGGCGGGTGGCAGGTTTTATTTTTACCTTTCCACTTTCCCGCCGACGTCGATGCCTGCCGCCAGGTGGCCCGCTTGATGCATCAGCCGGCAGCCATTTTAAGGGAAAATTTGGACCTGGCGACTATTATGGGCCTTATGGGCCGGCTGCAATTTTTAATTGCCATGCGCCTGCACGCCCTGGTCCTGGCAACAGTTATGGGAGTGCCCTTTTTGGCCCTGCCCTACGATCCCAAAGTGGCTGCCTTTGCCCGGCTGGTGGAACAGCCGGCCGTGGGTTCCCTGGCAGGGGTAACCTGCCAGGGCCTCACGGCGGCAGTCCAGGAGGCTCTGGCTCGCCGGGAAGAGCACGGCCAGAGGGTCAGGGCGGCAGCGGCCGAACTGCGGCCCCGGGCCCTGGATACCGCCCGCCTGGTTGCAGAGTACCTGAAGAAAGGAGCCATAGGCGGCTGA
- the murJ gene encoding murein biosynthesis integral membrane protein MurJ: MAAKSNGKYARVPAGTPVARMAKAASIVLLLNLLSRVLGFVRDASIAARFGAGPATDAYLVAYTIPFFLQTILGMAFVTVMVPVVTAYLVRDDRDQAWAIASAVGNWTFLIMTLLAAAGAGLAPWLVQVLAPGFAGPVYDLTVKLTRIMFLSLPFMGTGMLISGILNAGYIFTSPALAPAVSNLVIIATVVLAGQAFGITGLAVGTVLSFAAYLAIQLPDLPRLQFRYSWRLLSHHPAVKRIGRNLLPVSLSLAVVQLYLATNRFFASRLAAGSITALDFGNRLVTLPLGIFVASVTTAVFPSLAEQAARQDRREMAHLVDRGLGLVALTIMPAAAGLIVLREPLVRLVFERGAFDPRATTMTAVAVLFYSLGLLAQAMHPILTRAFYALQEVVVPVTTGLFSVTLNIIFSYLLVPYLGHGGLALANSLAASLYSLLLYLALYRRLPELKAAALLGSTLRTGMAAVGMGLLVWLAGRGLGVFAWSQSLLGLFIRLTGLIAAGVFLFWGLALLLRIEEVNLISFMLRRRLHRFF; encoded by the coding sequence ATGGCAGCAAAAAGTAACGGCAAGTATGCCCGGGTACCGGCAGGGACACCGGTGGCCCGCATGGCCAAGGCGGCGAGTATCGTCCTGCTCTTGAACCTGTTGAGCCGGGTGCTGGGTTTTGTCCGGGATGCCAGCATTGCCGCCCGTTTTGGCGCCGGCCCGGCTACCGACGCCTATCTGGTAGCCTATACTATTCCTTTTTTCCTCCAGACCATCCTGGGGATGGCCTTTGTCACGGTGATGGTGCCGGTTGTGACTGCTTACCTGGTCCGGGATGACCGCGACCAGGCCTGGGCAATAGCCAGCGCTGTCGGCAACTGGACGTTTTTAATCATGACCCTGCTGGCGGCGGCAGGTGCCGGCCTGGCTCCCTGGCTCGTCCAGGTCCTGGCCCCCGGATTTGCGGGGCCTGTTTATGACCTGACGGTGAAACTTACACGCATCATGTTCCTCTCCTTACCCTTTATGGGTACAGGGATGCTCATCAGCGGCATTTTAAACGCCGGCTATATCTTTACCTCCCCGGCCCTGGCACCGGCGGTCAGCAACCTGGTCATCATTGCTACCGTAGTCCTGGCCGGGCAAGCCTTTGGCATTACCGGGCTGGCCGTAGGGACAGTCTTAAGCTTTGCCGCTTACCTGGCTATACAGTTACCCGATTTACCGCGTTTGCAGTTCCGTTACTCGTGGCGCTTGCTCTCCCATCATCCGGCAGTTAAGAGAATAGGCCGCAACTTGTTACCGGTATCTTTGAGCCTGGCAGTGGTCCAGCTGTACCTGGCCACAAACCGCTTTTTTGCCTCCCGGCTGGCAGCGGGGAGTATTACGGCTCTGGACTTTGGTAATCGTCTGGTAACTTTACCCCTGGGCATCTTTGTGGCCAGCGTTACTACGGCTGTTTTTCCTTCTCTGGCCGAGCAGGCGGCCCGGCAGGATCGCCGGGAAATGGCCCACCTGGTTGATCGGGGCCTGGGGCTGGTGGCCCTGACTATCATGCCGGCGGCTGCCGGGCTCATTGTCCTCCGGGAACCCCTGGTGCGGCTGGTTTTTGAGCGGGGGGCCTTTGATCCCCGGGCGACGACCATGACGGCTGTTGCAGTTTTATTTTATTCCCTGGGCCTCCTGGCCCAGGCCATGCACCCCATCCTGACCCGGGCCTTTTATGCCCTCCAGGAGGTAGTCGTTCCGGTAACGACTGGCCTTTTCTCCGTGACGTTAAATATCATTTTCAGCTACCTGCTGGTACCGTACCTGGGACATGGCGGCCTGGCCCTGGCCAATTCCCTGGCTGCCAGCCTCTATTCTCTATTGCTTTACCTGGCCCTGTACCGCCGCCTGCCGGAGCTAAAGGCGGCTGCCCTGCTGGGCTCTACGCTGCGCACCGGCATGGCAGCCGTAGGAATGGGCCTGCTGGTTTGGCTGGCCGGGAGGGGCCTGGGTGTATTTGCCTGGTCACAATCCCTGCTGGGATTATTTATCCGGTTAACCGGATTAATAGCCGCCGGAGTTTTCCTCTTTTGGGGATTAGCCCTGTTATTACGGATTGAAGAGGTCAATCTCATCAGCTTTATGCTCCGCCGCCGGCTGCACAGGTTTTTTTAG
- the fabZ gene encoding 3-hydroxyacyl-ACP dehydratase FabZ: MDLTAIQKVLPHRYPFLLVDRILAVEAGRRAVGQKNVSGNEWYFSGHFPGQPVMPGVLIMEALAQVGAVALLSLPEFQGRVVLFGGMDGVRFRRQVVPGDVLRLETEIIKLKGRVGKGYGRAWVGEEMAAEGELLFAVGEKIE; this comes from the coding sequence ATGGACCTGACGGCAATACAGAAAGTATTACCGCACCGCTATCCATTTTTGCTGGTTGACCGCATTCTGGCAGTAGAGGCAGGTCGGCGGGCGGTAGGCCAAAAAAACGTCAGCGGCAACGAATGGTATTTTAGCGGCCATTTTCCCGGGCAGCCGGTAATGCCCGGGGTTTTAATCATGGAGGCCCTGGCTCAGGTTGGAGCGGTGGCCCTTTTGAGCCTTCCCGAATTCCAGGGGCGGGTGGTCCTTTTTGGCGGCATGGACGGGGTTCGTTTCCGCCGCCAGGTAGTCCCGGGTGATGTGTTAAGGCTGGAGACGGAGATTATCAAGCTCAAAGGACGGGTAGGCAAAGGCTACGGCCGCGCCTGGGTGGGGGAAGAGATGGCGGCGGAAGGTGAGCTGCTTTTTGCTGTAGGCGAAAAGATAGAGTAG
- a CDS encoding glycosyltransferase family 4 protein yields the protein MNILALALAGVISFLLTPLLCRVAPRLGAVDKPDARKVHRTLMPRLGGVAIYAGFLAAFYLLGYHGEKYLGLLLGGTFIMLVGLVDDIKNISPRLKLMGQIVAAAILVAFGVRVEFLTNPFDGLFILGKLAIPVTIFWIVGVTNALNLVDGLDGLAAGTSFIAAVTIAMVAWLNGEVVVALLSLALAASVLGFLPFNFHPARIFMGDSGSMFLGFNLAALATIGLTKSATVVSLFVPVVILGLPILDTTLAIIRRFLNHQPIFAPDKGHLHHRLLAQGLTQRQAVGVIYLVDACLGGSAVLLTRLATDQGMLILVGLAVIILVGCDKLGVLGRRHLTRVKARHNSLHIL from the coding sequence GTGAATATCCTGGCCCTTGCTCTAGCGGGGGTAATTAGTTTTTTGCTTACACCTTTACTTTGCCGGGTGGCGCCCCGCCTGGGGGCCGTCGATAAACCCGATGCCCGTAAAGTTCACCGTACTCTCATGCCCCGGCTGGGAGGCGTGGCCATCTACGCCGGTTTCCTGGCGGCCTTTTACCTGCTCGGTTACCATGGCGAGAAATACCTGGGCCTCTTGCTGGGCGGTACCTTTATCATGCTGGTGGGGCTGGTCGATGATATTAAAAATATAAGTCCCAGGCTGAAATTAATGGGGCAAATTGTCGCTGCAGCCATCCTGGTAGCCTTCGGCGTGCGGGTGGAATTTCTCACCAACCCCTTTGACGGGCTTTTTATCCTGGGCAAACTGGCCATTCCCGTAACTATTTTTTGGATAGTAGGCGTTACCAATGCTTTAAACCTGGTGGACGGCCTGGATGGCCTGGCCGCCGGGACTTCCTTTATCGCCGCCGTGACCATTGCCATGGTGGCCTGGCTTAACGGGGAAGTAGTAGTAGCCCTTCTTTCCCTGGCCCTGGCGGCCAGTGTGCTGGGCTTTTTGCCCTTTAACTTTCACCCGGCACGGATTTTCATGGGAGACAGCGGTTCTATGTTTTTGGGCTTCAACCTGGCGGCCCTGGCTACCATCGGCCTGACCAAGAGCGCGACAGTGGTTTCCCTGTTTGTGCCGGTAGTCATCTTAGGTTTGCCCATCCTGGACACCACCCTGGCCATTATCCGGCGCTTTCTCAACCACCAGCCCATCTTTGCCCCCGACAAAGGCCACCTGCATCACCGCCTGCTGGCCCAGGGTTTAACCCAACGCCAGGCCGTTGGTGTCATCTACCTGGTGGATGCCTGCCTGGGGGGCAGTGCTGTGCTCCTTACCAGGCTGGCCACGGATCAGGGCATGCTTATCCTGGTGGGCCTGGCCGTGATAATCCTGGTGGGTTGCGATAAACTGGGGGTCCTTGGTAGAAGGCACCTCACCAGGGTTAAGGCCCGGCATAATTCTTTACACATACTGTAG
- a CDS encoding DUF421 domain-containing protein, which translates to MEYLEVFLQTILAFAAILIYTRILGKQQIGQLTFFEYINGITFGSIAAVLATDTDPKRTGIHFLGLTLFAFLTWVAGYAVMLSRPARKLISGEPTVVVHNGKILEGNMKKMRYNFDELAMQLRQKNVFDIADVEYAILEPDGDLSVLLKSQKRPLTPADLQLPTQYEGIPTELIMDGEILFQNLKQNKLDEKWLIQQLQAQGVQDISQVDYAVLRSDGSLYVNMKEDDIVNPVDITDAPESPVKQEKEEQDRPS; encoded by the coding sequence ATGGAGTACCTCGAGGTATTTCTCCAGACCATCCTGGCCTTTGCGGCCATCCTGATCTACACCCGGATTCTCGGCAAACAGCAGATTGGCCAGCTGACTTTTTTTGAGTACATTAACGGCATCACCTTTGGCAGTATAGCTGCCGTGCTGGCAACCGATACAGATCCCAAACGGACAGGAATTCACTTCCTGGGCCTTACCCTTTTTGCTTTCCTTACCTGGGTAGCCGGTTATGCCGTTATGCTAAGCCGCCCAGCCCGCAAGCTTATTTCCGGTGAACCTACTGTAGTCGTGCATAACGGAAAAATCCTGGAAGGAAATATGAAAAAAATGCGGTATAATTTTGATGAGCTGGCCATGCAGCTGCGGCAAAAAAATGTATTTGATATTGCTGATGTTGAATATGCTATTCTGGAGCCTGACGGCGACCTGAGCGTTTTGCTGAAATCCCAGAAACGCCCCCTGACACCGGCTGACCTCCAGCTGCCGACTCAGTACGAGGGGATACCGACGGAACTGATTATGGATGGGGAGATCCTCTTCCAGAACCTGAAGCAAAATAAACTGGATGAAAAGTGGCTCATCCAGCAGCTCCAGGCCCAGGGTGTCCAGGATATCAGCCAGGTTGACTATGCCGTTTTGAGGAGCGACGGCTCCCTGTATGTCAATATGAAAGAAGACGACATTGTCAACCCGGTGGATATCACCGACGCCCCGGAAAGCCCGGTGAAGCAGGAGAAGGAAGAACAGGATAGGCCCTCCTAA
- a CDS encoding phosphoglucomutase/phosphomannomutase family protein produces the protein MTIKFGTDGWRAIIAEEFTFANVRLVTQAVANYLQSEKGQGEVVIGFDNRFLAPEFAAAAAEVLTGNGFTVYLPSRAVPTPVTAWAIKKYGALGALMLTASHNPPAYSGLKFIPDYAGPAVPAITEAIEKEIAAVMAGGNIKRLELAEARQRGLVKELDPREAYLEYLQGLVDVAAIKQARLKVVVDPLYGAGLDYLDEFLQRAGCQVHTLHNYRDPLFGGSLPDPSARGLSELAWQVRETGADLGLALDGDADRFGVVDGDGTYFTANEVLYLVLAHLLFHRQYRGPVARTVATTHNLDRLAAAHGLKVIETPVGFKYIGEALRKHDCILGGEESGGLSIRGHIPEKDGILATALVAELRAVQGRSLKSILADLQERHGRLVSRRLDLKVAPEVKARVLKELPDFTPAKIAGMPVTGRLAVDGVKFLLADGSWVLLRPSGTEPLLRLYVEAPDDERLHLLQEDIISALKL, from the coding sequence TTGACCATCAAATTTGGTACTGATGGATGGCGGGCCATCATCGCCGAGGAATTCACGTTTGCCAATGTCCGCCTGGTTACCCAGGCCGTCGCCAATTACCTGCAGAGCGAGAAAGGGCAGGGGGAAGTCGTTATCGGTTTTGATAACCGCTTCCTGGCCCCGGAATTTGCCGCTGCTGCAGCCGAAGTATTGACGGGCAACGGTTTTACCGTTTACCTGCCTTCCCGGGCCGTACCAACGCCGGTGACGGCCTGGGCTATTAAAAAGTATGGGGCTTTAGGAGCATTAATGCTTACGGCCAGCCATAACCCCCCTGCTTACTCCGGGCTCAAGTTTATACCCGATTATGCCGGGCCGGCCGTGCCGGCGATTACTGAAGCTATTGAAAAAGAAATAGCGGCTGTAATGGCTGGAGGTAATATTAAACGCCTGGAACTGGCTGAGGCCCGGCAAAGGGGGCTGGTAAAGGAACTGGACCCCCGAGAAGCCTATCTTGAATACCTGCAGGGTCTGGTTGATGTAGCAGCCATCAAGCAGGCCAGGTTAAAAGTTGTCGTCGACCCCCTGTATGGCGCGGGGCTCGACTATCTGGATGAATTTTTGCAGCGGGCCGGCTGCCAGGTACATACCCTCCATAACTACCGTGACCCCCTTTTCGGCGGTTCCCTGCCGGATCCCAGCGCCCGCGGCTTAAGCGAGCTGGCCTGGCAGGTCCGGGAAACGGGAGCCGACCTGGGGCTGGCCCTGGACGGCGATGCCGACCGCTTCGGCGTTGTCGACGGGGACGGTACTTACTTTACGGCCAATGAAGTCCTTTACCTGGTCCTGGCCCACCTGCTCTTCCACCGGCAATACCGGGGACCGGTAGCCCGGACGGTTGCTACCACCCACAACCTGGATCGCCTGGCCGCGGCCCATGGCCTGAAAGTTATTGAGACTCCGGTGGGGTTTAAGTATATCGGTGAGGCCCTGAGGAAGCATGATTGTATCCTGGGGGGCGAGGAGAGCGGGGGATTAAGCATCCGCGGCCACATCCCGGAAAAGGACGGCATTCTGGCCACGGCCCTGGTTGCCGAGCTGCGGGCCGTCCAGGGACGCAGCCTTAAAAGTATCCTGGCGGATTTACAGGAACGCCACGGCCGGCTGGTCAGCCGGCGGCTGGACCTGAAGGTAGCGCCGGAGGTCAAAGCGCGGGTTTTAAAGGAACTGCCGGATTTTACCCCGGCCAAGATTGCCGGCATGCCGGTGACCGGGCGCCTGGCAGTTGACGGGGTTAAATTCCTTCTGGCTGACGGCAGCTGGGTCTTGCTGCGGCCGTCGGGTACGGAGCCCCTCCTGCGGTTGTATGTGGAGGCGCCCGACGACGAGCGCCTCCATCTCCTCCAGGAAGACATAATTTCCGCCCTTAAGCTTTAA